One part of the Symphalangus syndactylus isolate Jambi chromosome 1, NHGRI_mSymSyn1-v2.1_pri, whole genome shotgun sequence genome encodes these proteins:
- the LOC134731707 gene encoding uncharacterized protein isoform X2, with amino-acid sequence MGSSHAAQAGPNCWAQELRQPPPPKAKGPQAGATAPRPEFPTVSVTHIHVKTSFYTRTKRQTKSLLHHCLSRVAARDIFSKRLPGPARRWPAPEDPGQRTFPPPPEVAVTPGSAPDRGGSGVALRGLPLPQAPHPSSAPWLLAAYSYGPGPGRGAARPELPVERLPEG; translated from the exons atggggtctagccacgctgcccaagctggtcccaactgctgggctcaagagctccgccagcctccgcctcccaaagcgaAGGGACCGCAGGCGGGAGCTACCGCGCCCCGCCCAGAGTTTCCGACTGTTAGCGTGACTCATATTCACGTCAAAACTTCTTTTTATACAAGAACTAAAAGGCAAACTAAATCCCTGCTCCATCACTGCCTGTCCCGGGTGGCGGCGCGGGACATTTTCTCCAAGCGCCTACCCGGCCCCGCGCGCAGGTGGCCTGCGCCGGAGGATCCCGGACAACGCACATTTCCTCCGCCCCCGGAAGTGGCGGTAACGCCAGGCTCTGCCCCCGACAGAGGCGGAAGCGGAGTCGCCCTGAGAGGTCTCCCGTTGCCGCAGGCGCCTCATCCCAGCAGCGCGCCTTGGCTCTTGGCCGCCTACTCCTACGGCCCTGGCCCCGGGCGGGGCGCTGCCCGACCAGAGCTTCCTGTGGAACGTCTTCCAGAA GGTTGA
- the LOC134731707 gene encoding basic proline-rich protein-like isoform X1 encodes MGSSHAAQAGPNCWAQELRQPPPPKAKGPQAGATAPRPEFPTVSVTHIHVKTSFYTRTKRQTKSLLHHCLSRVAARDIFSKRLPGPARRWPAPEDPGQRTFPPPPEVAVTPGSAPDRGGSGVALRGLPLPQAPHPSSAPWLLAAYSYGPGPGRGAARPELPVERLPEVRAGTAPATPASAAAAPDPCPDPAAHPDPDPCPNRRATPVP; translated from the coding sequence atggggtctagccacgctgcccaagctggtcccaactgctgggctcaagagctccgccagcctccgcctcccaaagcgaAGGGACCGCAGGCGGGAGCTACCGCGCCCCGCCCAGAGTTTCCGACTGTTAGCGTGACTCATATTCACGTCAAAACTTCTTTTTATACAAGAACTAAAAGGCAAACTAAATCCCTGCTCCATCACTGCCTGTCCCGGGTGGCGGCGCGGGACATTTTCTCCAAGCGCCTACCCGGCCCCGCGCGCAGGTGGCCTGCGCCGGAGGATCCCGGACAACGCACATTTCCTCCGCCCCCGGAAGTGGCGGTAACGCCAGGCTCTGCCCCCGACAGAGGCGGAAGCGGAGTCGCCCTGAGAGGTCTCCCGTTGCCGCAGGCGCCTCATCCCAGCAGCGCGCCTTGGCTCTTGGCCGCCTACTCCTACGGCCCTGGCCCCGGGCGGGGCGCTGCCCGACCAGAGCTTCCTGTGGAACGTCTTCCAGAAGTGCGGGCTGGCACTGCCCCGGCAACCCCCGCCTCCGCCGCAGCCGCCCCCGACCCCTGCCCCGACCCCGCGGCCCACCCCGACCCCGACCCCTGCCCCAACCGCCGGGCCACCCCCGTTCCCTGA